GAGGTTTCTGAGCGAGATCGGCTTCTCCCACAGGGAAAAATTGGAAAGAACCCTAAAGCTCGTCAAGAAGCCCAACCCGAACCTCGACAGCTTGAATGTCAACTATGAACTTATCTCCTACGTTAGAGACAGGCTTAAGCTAAACTTCTCCGACGATAAGAGGAGCTGGAGCCACAGAAAGGCTAGAAAGATCTCGTGGGAGCTGATGAAGGAAATTTACTACCGCCTCGATGAGCTTGAGAGACTGAAAGAATCCCTCTCAAGGAGCATCCTCATAGACTGGAACGAGATGGCGGAGCGGAGAAAGGAGATAGCGGAAAAGACGGGGATTAGGGCCGACAGACTCCTCGAGTACATTAAGGGCAAGAGGAAGCCGAGCCTGAGGAACTACATCAAGATAGCGAAGGCCCTTGGGATCGACCTTGAACCTACGATTAATGCCATGAGGGTCTTTGCAAGGAAGTACTCAAGCTATGCCGAAATCGGAAGGAAACTCGGCACCTGGAACTCCAGCGTGAGAATAATTCTTGAGAGCAACACGGAGAAGATCAAGGAACTTGAGGAAATAAGGAAAATCGAGCTCGAACTAATAGGGGAAATCCTCTCCGACGAGAAGCTTAAGGAAGGGGTAGCATACCTGATATTCCTCTCCCAGAATGAGCTCTACTGGGACGAGATAACCGAAGTGAAGGAGCTTAAGGGCGACTTCGTCATCTACGACCTCCACGTTCCAGGATACCACAACTTCATCGCCGGAAACATGCCGACGGTTGTTCACAACACAACCGCTGCACTGGCTTTAGCTAGAGAACTCTTCGGTGAGAACTGGAGGCACAACTTCCTAGAGCTGAACGCGAGCGATGAGAGGGGTATAAACGTCATCCGTGAAAAGGTAAAGGAGTTCGCGAGGACGAAGCCGATAGGCGGTGCGAGCTTTAAGATAATCTTCCTTGATGAGGCAGATGCCCTCACACAGGACGCTCAGCAGGCCCTCAGAAGGACGATGGAGATGTTCTCGAACAACGTCCGCTTTATCCTGAGCTGTAACTACTCCTCAAAGATCATCGAACCCATACAGTCGAGGTGTGCCATCTTCCGCTTCAGACCGCTCCGCGATGAGGACATAGCGAAGCGCATCAGGTACATAGCCGAAAATGAGGGTCTCGAGCTCACCGAGGAAGGCCTGCAGGCGATACTCTACGTCGCTGAGGGCGATCTCAGGAGGGCAATCAACGTCCTTCAGGCGGCAGCAGCCCTCGACACGAAGATAACCGACGAGAACGTCTTCCTCGTGGCCAGCAGGGCGAGGCCTGAAGACGTACGTGAAATGATGACCCTTGCTCTGGAAGGCAACTTCCTGAAGGCCAGAGAGAAGCTGAGGGATATCCTGTTAAGGCAGGGCCTCAGCGGTGAAGATGTCCTCATCCAGATGCACAAGGAGGTCTTCAACCTCCCGATTCCCGAGGACAAGAAGGTGGCCCTGGCGGACAAGATAGGAGAGTACAACTTCCGCCTGGTTGAAGGGGCTAACGAGATGATACAGCTCGAGGCACTCCTTGCCCAGTTCACGATTATGGGTAAGTGATCCCTATGACGGAAGTCCCATGGGTTGAAAAATACAGACCTAGGAAGCTCAGCGAGATAGTAAACCAGGAGAAAGCGTTAGAGCAGGTTAGGGCGTGGGTCGAAGCCTGGCTCCACGGAAATCCGCCGAAGAAGAAGGCCCTCCTTCTAGCAGGCCCCCCTGGAGTCGGCAAAACGACCACCGTCTATGCCCTGGCCAACGAGTACGGCTTCGAGGTCATCGAGCTCAACGCAAGCGACGAGAGGACGTATGAAAAGATAGAGCGCTACGTTCAAGCTGCATACACTATGGATATTCTCGGAAAGAGGAGGAAGCTGATATTCCTTGACGAGGCTGACAACATCGAGCCCTCTGGGGCGAGGGAGATAGCGAAGCTCATCGACAAGGCCAGAAACCCGATAATAATGAGCGCCAACCACTACTGGGAGGTTCCCAGGGAGATACGCAACAAAGCCCAGATAGTCGAGTACAAGAGGTTGACGCAGAGGGACATCATAAAGGCCCTCGTGAGAATCCTCAAGCGTGAGGGACTCGAAGTTCCCAAGGAGGTTCTCTACGAGATAGCGAAGAGGGCTAACGGCGACCTGAGGGCAGCTGTAAACGATCTTCAGACCGTTGTTACCGGTGGAGTCGAGGATGCCGTTGAAGTCCTGGCTTACCGCGACACTGAGAAGAGCGTTTTCCAGGCGCTTGCCCAGCTGTTCGCAACGGACAACGCCAAGAGGGCAAAGTTAGCTGTTCTTGGAGTTGACATGATGCCTAACGAGCTTCTCCAGTGGATAGACGAGAACGTCCCGTATGTCTACTACAGGCCTGAAGACATAGCGAGGGCCTACGAGGCGCTCAGCAGGGCTGACATATACCTCGGTAGGGCACAGAGGACTGGAAACTACGGCCTCTGGAAGTACGCGACCGACATGATGACGGCTGGGGTGGCGGTCGCTGGCATCAAGAAGAAGGGCTTCGTTAAGATCTACCCACCTAAGACGATAAAGCTCCTCACCGAGAGCAAGGAGGAGCGTTCGCTCAGGGACTCAGTAATCAAGAAGATAATGAGCGAGATGCACATGGCTAAGCTTGAGGCCATAGAGACCCTCCGCTACCTTAGAGTTATCTTCGAGAACAACCCCGATTTGGCGGCCCACTTTGTCGTTTTCCTCGACCTCAGCGAGAAGGAAGTTGAGTTCATAACTGGAGACAAGGAGAAGGCGAAGACGATATGGGCAAAGAGCATGAACATTGAGAAGAAACTCAAAAAAGAAGGCGAGCTTGAGGCGAGAGCAAAGGAAGCCGAAAGAAGGGTGGAAGCGGCTGAGGAAGAGGAAACTATGGAAGCTGGGGAACCTGAAGAAGAACTTGAAGAAGTCGAGGAGGAAGAGTTAACCGAGGAGGAGCTTGAGGAAGCGGAGGAAGAGATAGAGACCGTTGGGAAGAAGGAGAAGCCCGAGAAGGAGAAAACCAAGAAGGGCAAGCAGGCGACGCTGTTCGACTTCCTCAAGAAGTGAATTGTATTGCGAAAAATATAAAAACCCACTTTTCTTATATTTTCTGTGATATAAAATGCTGAGCCGGGAAGAGCTTATTGAGGTGCTTGCCCCCTACAACTTTTGGGGTAGAGAGCAGGATACTGGCATCACGAGAGGAGATTATCTTAAAGATATAAGACGGAAGCTCTCCACGGGGAACGCCCTGGCTCTCGTGGGGGTTAGGAGGGCGGGCAAGACCACGTTAGCCCGTCAGTACCTGAGATTCCTAATAGAGAAGGGTCTTCCGCCGGAGGAGACGCTCTACGTTAACCTTGAGGAGCCTAGGTTCTATCCAGACCTGAGCCTGGAGCTTCTGGAAGAGATCTTCTCGGCGTTTAAAACCTACATCTCAAGGGGAGCTAGACCCGTGGTGGTTCTCGACGAGGTCCAGAACGTCGAGGGCTGGGAGCGGTGGGTCAGGAAGGTTCTGGATTTGGGTGAAGCCGAGGTCATAGTAACCGGGTCGAGCTCCTCCCTCCTCCGCTCCGAGCTTGCGACCCTCTTAACCGGACGCGTTTTAGTAACAGAGGTTTACCCCCTCTCATTCAGAGAGTTTCTCTCCTTCAAGGGGCTCCCCATTGAACTTCCTGCCCTTCTCGGAAGGAGGGGGGAGGTTGAGAGGGCCTTAAGGGAGTACCTTGAGTTCGGCGGGTTCCCGCAGGTCGTCCTAACCGATGACGAGGGATTGAAGAGGGAGCTTTTGAGGGAACTGTTCGAGGGAATAATCCTTAGGGACGTTGCCTACCGCCACGGCTTCAGGGACGCGAGGCTCGTCAAACTCGTCGCCGAGCTGGCCTTAAGCCGGTTCTCCTCTCTAGTGAGCGCATCAAGGCTGAGGAACGAAGTCTCGGGGATAGTTGGGAGAAAGGTCTCGCCAAACCTTGTAGATTCCGTCCTCGACGCAATGGAGGAGGCTTACCTTATCCACAGGGTTCCGATCCTCTCGCCAAAGGTGAAGGACGTGAGGAGGTATCCGAAGAAGCTCTATGCGGTTGACACCGGGCTGGCCAACGTCATGATAACGCGGTTCACAGAGAACATAGGGAGATTGGCGGAAAATGCGGTGGCGAGGCACCTCGTGCAGAGGCACGGGAGGGAGAACGTCTTCTACTACAGGAACGGCCACGAGGTTGACTTCGTGGTGAGAGAGAATCTAAAGATATCGAGGCTCGTTCAGGTGAGCTGGGACGTTGACGAGAGCTGGGAGCGGGAGGTGGAGGGCCTTGTCGAAGCGGCGAAGCACTTTGGCTTAAGCGAAGGGATCCTGGTAACGGGCTGGAAGTCCTGCGAGGAGAGGGTGAAGGGGATAAACGTCAGATGCCTCCCCCTGTGGAGGTTCCTGCTCTCTTGATGTGGATCCTTTACTCCCCACTTCCCCTCTCGGTGAAAAAGGGCCATCTCAGGCCCTCATGGAACTGAGGGCTCAAGATGCTTCGCTCATACCCCATGACAACCCTGTCTACGAGCTGGCGATGGAAGAGGTTAGCATAGCCGAGGCCCTGAAGCTGGCGAGGGATATGCTCGAAAACCCTGAGAAGTACGGGATAAAAGAGAAGGATGAACGCAGAAGAGGGGAGAAAGCCGCCGAGATGCTGAGGAAGACGATGGAAGAGGGAAAGGTCGTCGGGTTCTTCCACAAGGAAAGGGCCTAAATACTCCTCTCCATCCCTTCTTTCGCAATCTCAACCAGATCCTCGGGCGTTAGGACTTCAACGCCCTCAGGCTTCCTTTCGAGAACGTTTTCGTCTGGAACCACCAAAATCCTCCTGCAGTCAAAGCGGTTGAGTTTCTCCTCTATTCTCCTCACTTCCTCCCTCTTAACTCTCTCCTTCCACTTGACCTCTCCAACCACTTCGAGCTTCTTGAAGCCCTGAAGAGCTATGTCAAGCTCCAAATCGGGCATTTCAATCCTCACAGGCCTCAGGCCGAGGCTCTTGGCCAAAAGCCCTTCAACGAAGGCCTCAACGTGCCTCGGTAGTTTCCTGTCTATCGCCTTCCTTATGAACTCCACAGGAGTCTCAAGCTCCGTGTAGGCGTATTTTGCCTCAAGGTAGAAGTGAAGGTCGAAGAGGGGTGACGCGTGCCTGTAAACGAACTTCTTCCTCCTCTTTCCAGTGACCTGGGTTCTCCTAAGTATCCCCATGTCCGTTAGGACTCCAAGGTACCTCTGCAAGACTCCAGTGTTGTCCTTGCTTATCAGGCTGAGGGAGTAGAGGAACGAAGAAAGCTCCGTGCTCGTTTCCTTTCCATCGGCGATGCCCTTCATTATTGCCCTGTAAACTTCCGTCAGCTCCCTCTCCTCCTCCGTGAAGGCCTCGCCAACGAGCTCGCCTATCAGCAAACCCGAAGAACTCAGATAGCCGGCCAAGAACTCCCTCAAAGGCGACCTGTAAAGGGGGACGAGGATAGGCTCCCTGAGGTAGGTAGATGCCTCAATTAGCTCCTTTCCCCTCACTTCTCTGCTCATCTCGGCTAAAATCTCCCTCTCGTCTATGGGATCTATCCTTATCGGCTGGACTATCCCGAGGAGCGGACTCCCGGTTCCAAGGAGTTTCCTCTTCGCTAGCCAGCGGGTTGAGGTTATGAGGATGAGCTCCCCGGTTCCAGAGTAGGCGTGGAGGAGGTCGAGGAACCTATCCGGTAGCCTGTGGAACTCGTCCACCACCACCTTACCGCCCTTCAGCAGGCGAGGGAAGAGCCTCATGAACTCGCCGTAAGTCATTGTGGAGCCCTCATTTAGGTCCCTAACCATTCCCTCCCGCTCAACGAAGAAGAACTCGTCGTAGTCGAGGAAATTCCTAACGAGGAAGGTCTTTCCTGTCTTCCGCCTACCGTAGAGCATCTTCCAGCCTTCGCCCTCGAGCCTCGACAGTTCTATTCTTCTGTGAATTATTCTCATGTGCATAATTACGGCGTGAATACTTATAAGAATTTTGACCGATCAACCCAGAATCTCAACATCCGCACAAACCTTGAACACATGCGGCTTGAAGTCGCTGACCTTCTTTATCCTGACCCTGCAATCTTTTCCCTGTTTTCTGCACTCTTCGAGGATTCTCTCCCCGAACTCTCCTATCTTCTCCTCGTGCACGAAGTCGTAGTAGTGGAGCCACTTCTGGGCTTTGCTTAGGGTTAAAGCAAGGGCATCAACGCCCCTCGGTGTGGGACTTATCACCCTCTCGAAAGTTGGCAGTTCTGGCAGGACCTTGAAGGCGTCTCCTTGTATGAGCTCTATCTCCCCCTTGAGCCTCTTCCTGTTCAGCTCGATGTTCTCCAGCCCCAGCCTGTAGGCATCTTCGTTCAGCTCGACGGCGGTGATTTTGACTTTCTTATAGCGGGCTATAACGAGTGCATATGGCAGGACTCCAGCGAAGGGAATTAAAATCCGCTCGCCGTCCTTCACGAGCTGGGCCAGCCTGTACCGCTCGCCCTTCATTCTCGGGTTGAAGAAAGCTTTACTCAAATCAACCTTTATCTCGACCCCGTTCTCCTTGTGAACTGTTGTCAGCCGTTTCTCCCCCCAGATTATGGAGTAGTCCCTTATTCTGAAGGCACCCTCATGGAAGCCCTTCTTGGCAACGACCTTGATGAACGGGTGGACTTTCCTCAGGCCCCAGACAATATCCTCGGCTCTGTGCTCAAGCTCGGGAGGGATTTGGATAACAGCTATGTCGCCGATGACGTCGTAGCGCCTCAGATACTTCAGCTCCTCAGACGTCAGCCTCTCCGCTAGAACGCTCTCAAGGTTCTTGTATATCTGCCTTTCAGGCCTCAGCGGGAGTTCAACGGGCAGAACCTCGTGTCCCAGCTCGTAAACACGAGGATCATCTATAACCGGAAGCAGGACGAAGTCACCTTCACTCCTTGGCCTTCTCTTCCCGTCGTAGAGGTTCAGCTTCTTGAGCTTCCTCTTTAGTGGCTCGGCCTCCCTCTTCGGGACTTTTATCGCTGGCATCTTTGGCATCCCCACTCTTTGTTGCTGGGGGAAGGACACCAAACAGTGCTATTTCCTCGGCTCTTTCGGGGGACAAGGCCTGACTGAGCTTTTTAATGAGCTCCTCTTCATTTATTTCCTCGAACTCCCTGAGCAGTATAATCTCTTGTTTTTTGTCAAAGATGCCCTCCGGAAGGTG
This sequence is a window from Thermococcus kodakarensis KOD1. Protein-coding genes within it:
- a CDS encoding tRNA (guanine(37)-N1)/4-demethylwyosine(37)-methyltransferase Taw22 — translated: MPAIKVPKREAEPLKRKLKKLNLYDGKRRPRSEGDFVLLPVIDDPRVYELGHEVLPVELPLRPERQIYKNLESVLAERLTSEELKYLRRYDVIGDIAVIQIPPELEHRAEDIVWGLRKVHPFIKVVAKKGFHEGAFRIRDYSIIWGEKRLTTVHKENGVEIKVDLSKAFFNPRMKGERYRLAQLVKDGERILIPFAGVLPYALVIARYKKVKITAVELNEDAYRLGLENIELNRKRLKGEIELIQGDAFKVLPELPTFERVISPTPRGVDALALTLSKAQKWLHYYDFVHEEKIGEFGERILEECRKQGKDCRVRIKKVSDFKPHVFKVCADVEILG
- a CDS encoding ATP-binding protein; translated protein: MLSREELIEVLAPYNFWGREQDTGITRGDYLKDIRRKLSTGNALALVGVRRAGKTTLARQYLRFLIEKGLPPEETLYVNLEEPRFYPDLSLELLEEIFSAFKTYISRGARPVVVLDEVQNVEGWERWVRKVLDLGEAEVIVTGSSSSLLRSELATLLTGRVLVTEVYPLSFREFLSFKGLPIELPALLGRRGEVERALREYLEFGGFPQVVLTDDEGLKRELLRELFEGIILRDVAYRHGFRDARLVKLVAELALSRFSSLVSASRLRNEVSGIVGRKVSPNLVDSVLDAMEEAYLIHRVPILSPKVKDVRRYPKKLYAVDTGLANVMITRFTENIGRLAENAVARHLVQRHGRENVFYYRNGHEVDFVVRENLKISRLVQVSWDVDESWEREVEGLVEAAKHFGLSEGILVTGWKSCEERVKGINVRCLPLWRFLLS
- a CDS encoding ATPase, translating into MRIIHRRIELSRLEGEGWKMLYGRRKTGKTFLVRNFLDYDEFFFVEREGMVRDLNEGSTMTYGEFMRLFPRLLKGGKVVVDEFHRLPDRFLDLLHAYSGTGELILITSTRWLAKRKLLGTGSPLLGIVQPIRIDPIDEREILAEMSREVRGKELIEASTYLREPILVPLYRSPLREFLAGYLSSSGLLIGELVGEAFTEEERELTEVYRAIMKGIADGKETSTELSSFLYSLSLISKDNTGVLQRYLGVLTDMGILRRTQVTGKRRKKFVYRHASPLFDLHFYLEAKYAYTELETPVEFIRKAIDRKLPRHVEAFVEGLLAKSLGLRPVRIEMPDLELDIALQGFKKLEVVGEVKWKERVKREEVRRIEEKLNRFDCRRILVVPDENVLERKPEGVEVLTPEDLVEIAKEGMERSI
- a CDS encoding replication factor C large subunit, whose product is MTEVPWVEKYRPRKLSEIVNQEKALEQVRAWVEAWLHGNPPKKKALLLAGPPGVGKTTTVYALANEYGFEVIELNASDERTYEKIERYVQAAYTMDILGKRRKLIFLDEADNIEPSGAREIAKLIDKARNPIIMSANHYWEVPREIRNKAQIVEYKRLTQRDIIKALVRILKREGLEVPKEVLYEIAKRANGDLRAAVNDLQTVVTGGVEDAVEVLAYRDTEKSVFQALAQLFATDNAKRAKLAVLGVDMMPNELLQWIDENVPYVYYRPEDIARAYEALSRADIYLGRAQRTGNYGLWKYATDMMTAGVAVAGIKKKGFVKIYPPKTIKLLTESKEERSLRDSVIKKIMSEMHMAKLEAIETLRYLRVIFENNPDLAAHFVVFLDLSEKEVEFITGDKEKAKTIWAKSMNIEKKLKKEGELEARAKEAERRVEAAEEEETMEAGEPEEELEEVEEEELTEEELEEAEEEIETVGKKEKPEKEKTKKGKQATLFDFLKK
- a CDS encoding replication factor C small subunit codes for the protein MSEEVKEVKILEKPWVEKYRPQRLEDIVGQDHIVKRLKHYVKTGSMPHLLFAGPPGVGKCLTGDAKVIANGRLFELGELVEKVSKGRFGPTPVEGLKVLGIDEDGKLREFEVQYVYKDRAERLIKVRTRLGRELKVTPYHPLLVNRKNGEIMWVKAEELRPGDRLAVPRFLPAIAEEDPLAEWLGYFIGDGHADSKNKVITFTNTDPSLRQRFMELTERLFPDAKIRERIHKNRAPDVYVNSRRAWELVSSLGLAGRKADKVYIPEKGWEGIRSFLRAYFDCDAGVDKNAVVLATASREMAEQVTYALAGFGITSKIREKKVRGKTYYHVTISGSENLERFLSEIGFSHREKLERTLKLVKKPNPNLDSLNVNYELISYVRDRLKLNFSDDKRSWSHRKARKISWELMKEIYYRLDELERLKESLSRSILIDWNEMAERRKEIAEKTGIRADRLLEYIKGKRKPSLRNYIKIAKALGIDLEPTINAMRVFARKYSSYAEIGRKLGTWNSSVRIILESNTEKIKELEEIRKIELELIGEILSDEKLKEGVAYLIFLSQNELYWDEITEVKELKGDFVIYDLHVPGYHNFIAGNMPTVVHNTTAALALARELFGENWRHNFLELNASDERGINVIREKVKEFARTKPIGGASFKIIFLDEADALTQDAQQALRRTMEMFSNNVRFILSCNYSSKIIEPIQSRCAIFRFRPLRDEDIAKRIRYIAENEGLELTEEGLQAILYVAEGDLRRAINVLQAAAALDTKITDENVFLVASRARPEDVREMMTLALEGNFLKAREKLRDILLRQGLSGEDVLIQMHKEVFNLPIPEDKKVALADKIGEYNFRLVEGANEMIQLEALLAQFTIMGK